The DNA window caaaagttggtaggacattttatcattaacaccataagttggtgttcaaaattaaacctaccaaaagttggtagtacattttatcattaacaccataagttggtgttcaaaattaaacctaccaaaagttggtaggacattttatcgttaacaccataagttggtgttttaaaattaaatctatcaaaagttggtagtgtgtctccaaataaaaaaactatcataagttgatagtaatattacaattttttttaatgctatcataagttgatagtattcttacaaatattttcccaaacctatcataagtggatagtgttattttaaacctattttcaaataaaaactatcataaattgatagtaatattccaagctttctttttcaaacactatcataagttgataagtgtgttgaaagtaataattcaaactttaacaattacaccttgcaaagagcaagttttcataagatagccattagattaatccgggtaaccgttttcaaacgggagttgtggggtgcctaacaccttccccacactcaatcgatccccgtacccttttctctggttcgcaggtcttttcggtgtccaattgcaccttaaatcaattggtggcgactctaaacatttttcatcctcccacgccggtccgcgtcgcgaccctggttgcgacatgtctattgagaaaaaaatggcagctaaacttgatcacaacgatttaattgacaattttgCACACCAAAAGGTTAGAAGAGTATTAATCCGTTCTTCTTAGATTTAgtttagcgttatttggtttcatttgatgtaataaatttataagtttgagttgtttaatttattggatattggtgataatttatgtgtattcaagaactaattatattgtattttggatttattagatatgttggatttcagatttataaaaaaaaatttattttgagggATGAGTGCCccattttcttaacttgtctagtgACTATAAAATGTTAGAGACGGCCCTGATGTTAgtgttcaaatatatatatgcaagttATAAACTAATTAAAGTCAACAGTGTTTTTTTTGGAGAAGCGTCAACAGTTTTAGTTGGTACAGTTTCATTGATCCGCATATTTTGTACGACACGTGAAGGTCGCGAAGCAACAAAACTTACTAAAAATTAAAGTCAACTATTTTTATAGCTTCTGGTGGATTTGGTTTTTCTTCTATTCTTTTATGgtcattggcttggagattttTTTGACAAGCTTGAGTTTGTTTGGGAGGAAAAATTAGTTAGTTTTATAACATATACTTTGTGAAAATCTTCAAAAGGATAattattcttaaaaaaataCGATACATATTTTCGTAATATTGACATCATGATAactaaaatcatgaaaaaatatattcaaaacattgGTTTGATAAGCAATTTCAAGTTGCATATGTGCTACTTTGAAATCAAATGCACATTTAAAAAAGAATATATTATAGTTGTAAAAGAGCAAAAAATTCAAGTCAAAAAGTCAACCTAAGGAACCAATGGGATGATGACATGTATCATGCAAACAAAGAGTAAAACAAGGTATCAATTACATGATCCCACTTCCAAGCTAGGGGATCGGTCTGGATCTTACGTCCAAGTTAGGGGATTGGGCTAGACCTCATGACCAAGGCAAGGGGTCGGCCGAAACAAGGGATTGGACGGTCCAATCTAAACTCTGATATCATGGAGAAGATCTTGCAATTAGTTATTAAGGGAATAATAAATCCCTTGATTTAAGGAGAATAGACATACTATAAATTGTAGAAGAAAACTCAAGAAATAGTAGAAGAAAACTCAAGGTGTGAGATTCTTTCTCCATTTACAAACATACTCACACTTGTTACGAGATTCTAACTTGAGCATTGAAGCATCCTCAATCACCACCATGACCGTCAGACTTACTAAATTTCTTGTTACGGTGATCAAGAATTGAAGTGAAGTTTTTATATTCTATTAAAGGGTTGGAGTTTAGGGTCCCCATATTGCGTTAAGGATCAAGAAGGTGAGATTCTTATTCCACAATAGTATTTCAATACCATTTTTATCAACATTTTGAAATTATTTAACAAAGCATCATTTCAGTAACATGCTGAATTTTTTACCTGGAAATACTCTACCATTTTTTTCAAATGCCTAGAACACCCTCCTATTCACAttctttttattaaattattttaaaaaataattaattctgCATAAATCTCTTAAATATTTAGATCGCGGTATTCTCTTTAAATATAATAGGAAGTCTAAGTTATTATTGAATAATAATATacactagttggagtgataagaTTAGTGTGTACTACCTTGGTGactagggttcgaatccccctcccccgtttaaaaaaaataaaattcttaatgtGTGATTAATATACATAACAAGCATGCAAATGTCGacctaaataattaattatatatttagaaCAGATGGATGACTATTATAACATGTCAAAGTATTATTGCATTATTTTATTTGGAATTTACATATAAAACTAATATTGTACTTGAATACTACCATGAATACAAAGCAATAATACCCTTGTATAGTATAAGTGCTATCCAGAAAAATTGAACCAAAGAATTACAGCATGTTATATATGCTAACATTTAGTACAGCATTTTAAAACcagtatatatattattttccatATTATTTGTCAAACCAAGCCGAATATAAAAAGAGTTACAAAGAAAAAGCCCAATGGGCTAAGATTCAATAGTTAATGAAACTAATACCCAAAGACACCCATTATTGAATAAGGTCTCAATTATGACCATGTGGCCTCAAAGCCTGTACCCTAAAAGCACTTCAGAACAACCAGACAAAATCCTAAATAAAGGGCAAAGATAGCATCCTGCAAAAACACAAATGAGAACGTACGTTAATCATTATGGACTCTAGCTGAATATTGAACATAAATTTTAGCAGGAAAAATTCAGCATTTAATGCAAATAATGAATAGAAGAGAATTGTTGCAGGAAATCAGTCAGCCAAATTGATCGAAATACCTTATTGAACAACAGTAATATTGTACCCCACAATAGCATCACCAGTTTTTGGATCTAAAGAGTGTGTTTTCACAGTAGCATATCCACGCGCCATCCTGAAAACTCCGGTTCCGCCCACGACTGGCAACTCTCGGACTGGGTTCAAAGCCGGGTTCTTCCCAAATATGCTGATTGTGCTACCATTGTACGCCCCATCCGTGAAGCTAAAACTTAAAGCCATGATAAGAGCCAAATCAGTCTGCCCTGCTGATCCATACAACCCCTGGGCCCTCCCCACGAGCTTCGAATTCGGGTCGGGCGTCACGGTAAGCGGATCATCCGCCATCATGACAGTCCCAAATTGTGTTGGGGATTGTTTTGTGGTATTGGCTTGAGCAACCATTATGGCACTTGGGTTCTTGCCGCTGAGTGTGTCATGAAAGTAGAATTGGAGATTGATCATTTTCTCCTTCTCTCCCCCAACTTTCTTGGCCCATTTTTTCCCGGTAGCTTGGGCGCATTTTGTGATCGATACGAGGACAATTATAAGAACCAGAAACTTATGCAGTTTTGCCATCTCTTGCGACGAAAGGAGATTGATCGCTCAAAGAGACTTGTGGGATGCTCTTATTTATGGGTAGCTAGGAGGCGAAAGAATAGCGGGTTGCATGGCACCAGAGAGTCTTTCGTTCTTTTTATAGAAGAGTAAACTTTATCAATGGCGATTCTTTTGTATTTATGTCTATTTagagaaaattaattaacatcGTATCAATAAAGAATTAATGATTTTCCATAATCAAAAATATCTATAATATCAATCAAAAAGCCATTGAAATTAACGTAGGATCTGATCAACTAAATTTGAAAAGTTTCCTTGTATTTTACTATGGTCACCTATTATGGATCTCATATATTgttcaaattaaataataagAATAAAATAGTATCTATAAGTGTGAATAAATAAAATAGCTCAAAGCCAAGTCAGCATGGTAGGTGGGGTCATGCCAGGTTAGCCTAAGACGTTGAAAAGAGGACAGGTCAGCCTAAGATGTTGGAAAGAGGAGACTTATCCTCAAGCTGAGATGTTGGGAAGAGGAGACTTATCCTCAAGTTAACAAACGTTCAAATGCAAAGGAGATCAGGATCAGGGATCAAGGGCGATCTGATCCTACCGATCATgatactcaatttcaaatactTTTATCGGATCATCCTGTCAACTCCTATATAAAGGAGGCTAGGGATATGCCAAGATACGTTACACAACTCTAAAACTCACTTTCACTTCCACTTTGCTTCTCCAAAgaatactgacttgagcgtcggagtgtccTCGGGCCACGAAGGGCAACCTTCTCCCTTGTTCTTGTAGGATTTCTTGGAGGCTTGCCGCTCAGTCAACCGTGCCAATAGCTGACGTGTGGATTGTCTGATTTTTTTGCATCCATAATTGGCGTCATATATGGGATCGTTTATCGATGAGTCTCACACATCATGCCAGGAACACCAGAGAGAAGCTCAAAACTGAAGAATGTGCCCCCTCCTAAAGCCAGGGAAGAGGAAGGGAGTCAGGTTCAGAAAGGAAAGAATGATCGTTCCCTAGTGGAGGAAATCGAGGGGGCAAGTAGTAGGAAGCAGGAAGAACTCTAGCTGGGACAGGAAGAACTCAGGGCTATGATTGACAAGCTCGACTCCATCAAGCAGAACGGTAAGTGACTTGCTAGTGTCATCAAAACCAGTGATCAAGGACTGGAGAGAAGAGGAACAGGGTTCAGAGTAGTCCTGGGATACTGACAGCATGGGCAGATCTCATCGTCAGAAGAGGACCCTCACCTCAAGAAGGAGGCGAGGACGTTCCCCCAAACCTAGGAGGACACGACATCGGTCCACATCTCCTAGTCAGGAAAGACCTCGATATGCTGGGACTTCACTGCGATGCAGGTCTCGAAGTGTTGAGAGGGGGTGGAGTTCCAGGAAGACCAGTGATGCACAGTGGAGTGTCCTCCCTCCAAGTTCTCACCTTCTACCTTTGAAGTCTATAATGATATATCAGATCCGGTTGCCTATATATATTGCTGCCTATATTCATAAGATGACATTGTGGGTAGATCGTGTTGCGCTAATGTGCAAGATGGTCCCTGCAAGCCTAGGACGCACTACTGTCAAGTGGTTCCACCAATTTTCAGAGAACTCAGTATCATCCTAGAATCAACTTGCTAATCGTTTTGTTTCCATATTTATATCCAACACTAGAGAAGCAACCACTGTCGATATGCTGTTCTCCACTTGACAAAGGGAAGGTGAGTCCCTAAAAGACTTTATACATTTCGTTAGTTGAATATTTATGCAAATATAGAAGAATGCAACAAGAAGACAACAGTTGTGACTTTTCACCTAGTGCTCCCAAAAGAAAATAAGCTGAGGGAAATCCTAACCTTCCAGCCACCAAGGAGGATGAATGAACTCTAGGAAAGGATCAATAAGCATATCAAGGTGGAAAGAGGACAACAAAACAACTGATGAGTCAAACGGTGACAAAGAGTTGCCCATGGGATTGGAGTCCATTCATAAAGCTATTCATACGTCCTTCAACAAGTCGATCATTGATATCTTTTGATAGATTAAGGGTGAGCACTACATTAGGAGACCCATGAGAATGATGGGAGATCCAGCCAAAAGAGACCAAACTAGCTTTTATGCCTACCACAATGACAAATGACATCATACAGAAGAATGCAGAGTCTTAAGTGACATTTAGAGCATTTGGTTGAGCAAGGACATCTGAAAGAATTTATCAATAGGAGAGAGAAGGAGCAAGATAGGACTCTAGAGAAAGATGAATCTCCATTTAGCTTGATCGGTTAAAAAGTTGATTTCTAATCCTTTAATTATCTAATTCCTGTTGCATTTTGATTCCAGCTCGTTATTTTGATTCTAGTATGTTTGCCAAATAGTGGCTCAACgttttatcaatttttaataaAAGATTTGTTTGACTGAATTATTGAATCATAAATGGTGAACTAAGGAAGCCTAGCACACATGAAAATGCCAAGGAGGCAGCCTTACTAGTTAACAAGACAAGCCGAGGTCTAACCTGCCATGAAATTGCCAAAGAGACATCACCCTAAGATGAGGTCTTACCTGGTATGAGACTACCAAAGAGGCATAAACCAAAGATGAGGTCTTACCTCGCACAAGATTGCCAATAAGGCATCACCCCAAGACAAGGTCTTACCTTGCACCAAATTGCCAATGAGGCATTATCCCAAGACAAGGTCCAATCTCGCATAGATTTACAAAATAAATACCATGAAAGGATTAGGTCTAAACCTCGCACGGATTTGTCGAAGAGGCATCATCCCAAGTTGTGGTGGGGACTCACCTCGCACATATATGCCAAAGAGCAGTCATTTAAAGCTAAGGACTAACCTCGCATACTCACCCACTGAAACATAGTCTGAAAGGTATTTGTCACACTAACTGAAGGAATTTAAAGAGgttagaaaaatagaaaagccAAGGCGCCATGCTCCAAGGAATCACTCTCTAGTCCAAGGTGAGAAAACCGACAGCTCCAGCTCCAAGGTGAAGAAATTACCTCACTTCGTGAGGATGACTACATCCATTTTATGAGTATGACCACGTCCGTTCCCTTGACCATGCTCGCTCTCTGCGGATGACCATGCCAGCACATGTGGCTGACCATGACACCTCCCCGCTGATTACCACGCTGACTACATGGTCATCTTGCTCCACAAGGTCGGCCCCGCTGCAAGGTCGGCCACCCACTCTAAGGTCGGCCCTACTCCATGGTGGGTCACCCGCAGCAAGTTCGACCCTTCTTCATAGTAGGACCAGTTTTATTAGTCCGACATTCTTGTTCCATATGTTTGATCATGCCTGCTCTATGCATCTGACCAACCCGTTCCATGACGTCGACTATACCCGCTCCATGCGGGATGCATGACTTGAGGAACCAGGTACTTAGACAGACTCAATCGAATAAGGAAAGACTTCACAAATCCCCTTAAGTGAACCCTGAAAAGTGAATTCAGGGATTAATCTTAATGACCTCAACGTCAAGATCAGGCACGATCCTTATATCACAAGACGAGGTCTTACCTTGCATTGGATTGCCGAAGAAGAATCGGAGAAGCAGAGGTCTAACCTCGCATGCGTCAAGCCAAGGATTTACCTCGTATGAGAAAGTACACCTAGAAATGCCTTATCGAGGAAGGTATACTAAAGAAATTGAATTGATATAtttgtgtatatacacatatatatttatatacctaaatatatatttaaaaaatcacATGTCCAACAAAGCCAATGGCTTGGTCGGGCATGTGTTGTCCTACCATGCAAATAGTCCAACTAAGCTAAGTTAGACACTTCGACCGTTGGTCGGACAAGATTATCCCCACCATGGGACC is part of the Tripterygium wilfordii isolate XIE 37 chromosome 7, ASM1340144v1, whole genome shotgun sequence genome and encodes:
- the LOC120001245 gene encoding dirigent protein 23-like, which codes for MAKLHKFLVLIIVLVSITKCAQATGKKWAKKVGGEKEKMINLQFYFHDTLSGKNPSAIMVAQANTTKQSPTQFGTVMMADDPLTVTPDPNSKLVGRAQGLYGSAGQTDLALIMALSFSFTDGAYNGSTISIFGKNPALNPVRELPVVGGTGVFRMARGYATVKTHSLDPKTGDAIVGYNITVVQ